In a genomic window of Mycosarcoma maydis chromosome 5, whole genome shotgun sequence:
- a CDS encoding uncharacterized protein (related to acid phosphatase), producing the protein MILQLTTKHAHYMDRASDPTTMSVNTTTPFPGIFTSSVTPANLAWDTYNYCNAPHVSAKHYKRPTQAQDAKLVFLTVVQRHHKRTPDNLYPNENIFNPASGWDCSNYHQISYSVGAKHDSNVKGHAIYRKIENPFWHPLNSIIWNGTCDQGMLTADGLRDSIQHGRDFWSVYGPQGVNALLHRGINEKDVYFRTSNSDRTYQVSGGLIQGMDGWTSPGNFPVHTQPSNMDDIVPNYSCSYADGFRTAEQSLPAWTDHLNSKSQLFAALNSVVGTTEQSGWNSWIDHHFDALASRQCHAHPLPTNPSTNATISQELANQAYNEGHWEYDYIWNSGSGADDYVKYGFGVFIHELSRNLKQVVNAQDTHKLKYYVGHDGTMVRLYKSLGLAGQFQWPAMGSEVIIEVYEQKRQHFVRILKDGKTMQTVVDALASDDRSNIDWVPLNKVIKYLDSRVPNDIYSKCVLHK; encoded by the exons ATGATTTTGCAGCTTACCACCAAGCACGCCCACTATATGGACAGAGCAAGCGATCCGACCACGATGAGCGTTAACACCACCACACCTTTCCCTGGCATTTTCACCTCCAGTGTCACTCCTGCAAACTTGGCATGGGACACTTACA ACTACTGCAACGCACCTCACGTTAGCGCCAAACACTACAAGCGTCCGactcaagctcaagatgccAAGCTTGTCTTCCTCACCGTCGTCCAACGCCATCACAAACGTACACCAGACAACCTGTACCCGAACGAAAACATCTTCAACCCTGCTTCCGGCTGGGATTGTAGCAATTACCACCAGATTTCCTACTCGGTCGGTGCTAAGCACGACTCCAACGTTAAGGGACATGCAATCTATCGTAAGATCGAAAATCCTTTCTGGCATCCGCTCAACAGTATCATCTGGAACGGCACGTGCGATCAGGGCATGCTGACGGCTGACGGGCTGCGCGACAGCATCCAGCACGGTCGTGACTTTTGGTCCGTCTACGGTCCTCAGGGTGTAAATGCCTTGCTCCACCGGGGTATCAATGAGAAGGATGTCTACTTCAGAACATCCAACAGTGATAGAACATATCAAGTGAGCGGTGGACTGATCCAAGGTATGGATGGCTGGACGAGCCCTGGAAACTTTCCCGTTCACACTCAACCGAGCAACATGGACGATATTGTTCCCAACTACAGCTGCAGCTACGCCGATGGCTTCCGAACCGCCGAACAGAGCTTACCAGCATGGACAGACCATCTGAATTCGAAATCTCAGCTGTTCGCCGCGCTCAACAGCGTGGTAGGTACCACTGAGCAGAGCGGATGGAACAGCTGGATCGACCACCACTTTGATGCCCTGGCTTCGCGACAGTGTCACGCCCACCCGCTGCCCACCAACCCTTCGACCAATGCTACTATCTCACAGGAGCTCGCTAATCAGGCCTACAATGAAGGTCATTGGGAGTACGACTACATCTGGAACTCCGGCTCCGGCGCCGATGACTACGTCAAGTATGGCTTTGGCGTGTTCATCCATGAACTCAGTCGCAACCTCAAGCAGGTGGTCAACGCACAAGATACGCACAAGTTGAAGTACTACGTCGGACACGACGGAACCATGGTCAGACTATACAAGTCGTTGGGCTTGGCTGGTCAGTTTCAATGGCCCGCCATGGGAAGCGAGGTGATCATCGAGGTGTACGAACAAAAGCGTCAGCATTTCGTCAGGATCCTGAAGGACGGCAAGACTATGCAGActgtcgtcgacgctctGGCTTCGGACGACAGGAGCAATATCGACTGGGTGCCTTTGAACAAGGTGATCAAGTATCTCGACTCAAGGGTCCCCAATGACATTTACTCCAAGTGCGTCTTGCACAAGTAG
- a CDS encoding uncharacterized protein (related to MIC14 - mitochondrial intermembrane space protein, required for normal oxygen consumption) has product MESSIDQVAAKCGKQLDTFQRCILANQQNPGACEQYKTELSRCAASAVPLLNEIKNRCVAQVIAYDKCLEQFTSKGDTELEKNCTPKLRDLWFCTEKVKREIEAKDDVELQKSKQSGREALSKQHFS; this is encoded by the exons ATGGAATCATCAATAGACCAAGTCGCCGCCAAGTGTGGTAAGCAGCTTG ACACGTTCCAACGCtgcatcttggccaacCAGCAAAACCCTGGAGCCTGCGAGCAATACAAAACGGAGCTATCCCGATGCGCTGCTTCGGCAGTACCCCTGCTCAACGAAATCAAAAACCGCTGCGTTGCCCAAGTCATCGCCTACGACAAGTGCCTCGAACAATTTACCTCGAAAGGCGACACAGAGCTGGAAAAGAATTGCACGCCGAAGTTGAGGGATCTCTGGTTCTGCACAGAGAAGGTCAAGCGCGAGATTGAAGCAAAGGATGATGTGGAATtgcagaagagcaagcagTCGGGCAGAGAAGCGCTGTCCAAGCAACACTTCTCATAG